From Pseudovibrio sp. Tun.PSC04-5.I4, a single genomic window includes:
- a CDS encoding MFS transporter: MKLNKAMLGTNFFAGDVVGGLGPYLAIYLLAGLQWSPGSIGIVLAIGSLTTVAFQTPAGAFIDNTSSKRLLLASCALLIGAATLSILLFSQYQIIIYVAQILMGIAIAFVGPCIAAITLGISGPEHFTVQMGANQAANHSGNVFAALLGAGLALWISAEGVFWLVAMMAIGMAICVGMVDGSKINHNAARGGLTHSSNDGDEPSALATVLSDKRLVTLVMCVFMFHFANAAMLPLVSQKLSINSNVNIGIAFVSACIIVAQFWMVLMSLLCAAKADAWGRKPLFLLAFFILPIRGLLFMWLEDPYALISVQSLDGIANGIFGVIILLIAADLTHGTGRFNLVQGALAAVVGIGSAFSNLIAEEIVQFFGYAPAFITLASLALVGGFMYLILMPETLQKRVDTDTDVSPHQTS, translated from the coding sequence ATGAAGCTCAATAAGGCAATGCTAGGGACTAACTTTTTCGCAGGCGATGTCGTGGGCGGCCTTGGCCCTTATCTGGCGATTTACCTACTCGCGGGTCTACAATGGTCTCCCGGCAGCATCGGCATAGTCCTTGCTATCGGCTCGTTGACCACCGTTGCGTTTCAAACCCCCGCCGGCGCTTTCATTGACAACACCAGCAGCAAACGTCTCCTCCTCGCCTCCTGTGCCTTGTTGATTGGTGCAGCAACGCTCTCAATCTTGCTGTTCTCCCAATACCAAATCATTATCTATGTCGCCCAAATCCTCATGGGCATTGCCATTGCCTTTGTCGGCCCCTGCATTGCAGCTATAACCCTCGGCATTTCAGGGCCGGAGCACTTCACTGTGCAAATGGGAGCCAATCAGGCAGCCAACCACTCAGGCAACGTCTTTGCCGCTTTGTTGGGCGCAGGTCTTGCACTTTGGATCTCTGCCGAAGGCGTCTTTTGGCTGGTCGCCATGATGGCCATTGGCATGGCAATCTGCGTCGGCATGGTGGATGGCTCCAAGATCAATCACAATGCAGCACGCGGTGGCCTCACCCACAGTTCCAACGATGGTGATGAACCTTCCGCACTTGCAACCGTGCTCTCGGATAAACGCCTCGTGACGCTGGTCATGTGCGTGTTCATGTTCCACTTTGCCAACGCTGCCATGCTCCCGCTGGTGAGCCAAAAACTGTCGATCAATTCAAACGTCAACATCGGCATTGCGTTTGTTTCTGCCTGTATCATCGTCGCCCAATTCTGGATGGTGCTCATGTCTCTGCTGTGCGCAGCCAAGGCAGATGCATGGGGCCGAAAGCCGCTCTTCCTGCTGGCATTCTTCATCCTGCCCATTCGTGGCTTGTTGTTTATGTGGCTGGAAGATCCCTACGCTCTGATCTCAGTTCAGTCGCTGGATGGCATCGCCAATGGCATTTTCGGAGTGATCATCCTCCTCATCGCTGCAGACCTGACCCACGGCACAGGACGTTTCAACCTCGTGCAGGGAGCCTTGGCAGCTGTTGTTGGCATAGGCTCAGCATTCTCCAATTTGATAGCAGAGGAAATCGTGCAATTCTTCGGCTATGCACCCGCCTTCATCACACTGGCGAGCCTCGCCTTGGTGGGCGGCTTTATGTATTTGATTTTGATGCCGGAGACCCTGCAAAAGAGGGTAGACACGGATACAGATGTTTCACCTCACCAAACGAGCTAG
- a CDS encoding SLC13 family permease, with translation MSISLGVSALIFLAIAVRQWLPPLVRIWHIMLAGAIVLLMLGEIAPEDAFWAVDWQLIGYLFAVFSIASSLYDTGLSQEIADLLLKRAQPRLALLWFIVASAVCAAVLTNDAAAVIGVPIAIILSRAFQWKLAGVLVALCAAVTVGSMVSPVGNPQNILVVNAANFPNMLATFAIWALVPGVICLTAVFFRFHRLVKKNGSDESVIGSTDAESKAEVIVVSRKQWPALISVVVLVGIIVGDSLGRTYFHFGPLPFGWVGLVSCLPIYLAGDERLRVLKEVDWATLVFFVAMFIVTGALYQSGSLQYLLGSLQGELADLTVTAVVSFWASQLFSNVPVVELYLKLLDGGSMGTFMMLSTISTAAGNLFIISAASNVIVVQQAEKFGATPFTFWQFCFWMLPVTVFCVVVSYLWIVGLTMVGFT, from the coding sequence ATGTCGATTTCTCTCGGTGTTTCTGCGCTTATCTTTCTTGCAATTGCTGTCCGCCAATGGCTGCCGCCTCTGGTTCGGATCTGGCACATTATGCTGGCAGGGGCGATTGTATTGCTGATGCTGGGAGAGATTGCCCCGGAAGATGCGTTTTGGGCCGTTGACTGGCAGCTGATCGGTTATCTGTTTGCCGTATTCAGCATCGCCTCTTCGCTCTATGACACAGGGCTTTCGCAGGAAATTGCTGATCTGCTGCTGAAACGAGCCCAACCAAGATTGGCGTTGCTGTGGTTCATTGTTGCCTCTGCTGTGTGCGCTGCGGTTTTGACCAATGATGCTGCTGCGGTGATCGGCGTGCCCATTGCGATTATTTTGAGCAGGGCTTTTCAATGGAAACTTGCCGGTGTGCTGGTGGCTTTGTGCGCAGCTGTTACCGTTGGATCCATGGTGTCTCCCGTGGGGAACCCGCAGAATATCTTGGTGGTGAACGCAGCCAATTTCCCGAATATGCTGGCGACTTTTGCAATTTGGGCTTTGGTTCCGGGTGTGATCTGCCTCACGGCTGTTTTCTTTCGGTTCCACCGGCTGGTGAAAAAGAACGGTTCGGATGAGAGTGTGATTGGTTCTACTGATGCTGAGAGCAAGGCTGAGGTGATTGTAGTGAGCCGCAAGCAATGGCCTGCGCTGATCTCCGTGGTTGTGTTGGTCGGAATTATTGTGGGTGATAGTTTGGGCCGCACTTACTTTCACTTTGGGCCGCTGCCGTTTGGCTGGGTTGGGCTTGTCTCGTGTCTGCCGATTTATCTGGCGGGGGATGAACGCTTGCGTGTGCTGAAGGAAGTGGATTGGGCGACGCTTGTCTTCTTTGTCGCCATGTTCATCGTCACAGGAGCATTGTACCAATCAGGCTCCCTGCAATACCTGCTTGGCTCATTGCAGGGCGAGCTTGCGGATTTGACTGTGACAGCTGTTGTCAGCTTCTGGGCCAGTCAGTTGTTCTCTAACGTGCCTGTGGTGGAGCTGTATCTGAAGCTTTTAGATGGCGGCAGCATGGGGACATTCATGATGCTCTCCACGATCTCAACAGCTGCCGGGAACCTCTTCATCATCTCAGCTGCCAGCAATGTGATTGTGGTTCAACAGGCTGAGAAGTTTGGAGCAACACCCTTCACGTTCTGGCAATTCTGTTTCTGGATGCTGCCGGTTACGGTGTTTTGTGTTGTGGTGAGTTATCTCTGGATTGTGGGGCTGACGATGGTTGGTTTTACATAA
- the hppD gene encoding 4-hydroxyphenylpyruvate dioxygenase, whose protein sequence is MGPFPHDAAPAEITKENPAGTDGFEFVEFAHPEPEKLEILFRKMGYTAVAKHKSKNITLYRQGDVNYLLNAEPNSFASRFIEEHGPCAPSMAWRVVDAQQAFEHALNCGAEAYTGSDKTMDAPAIKGIGGSLLYFIDTYGDKGSAYTEEFDWIDEVDPRPTGKSFYYLDHLTHNVYRGNMDKWWSFYRELFNFKQIHFFDIDGRVTGLVSRAITSPCGKIRIPLNESKDDTSQIEEYLRKYKGEGIQHIAVGTDDIYDATDMLAEAGLKFMPGPPQTYYDRSAERVNGHDEPLDRMAKHGVLIDGEGVIDGGMTKILLQIFSKTVIGPIFFEFIQRKGDEGFGEGNFRALFESIEEDQIQRGVLKTDSVE, encoded by the coding sequence ATGGGCCCGTTTCCACACGATGCAGCACCTGCTGAAATCACAAAAGAAAACCCAGCTGGCACAGACGGCTTCGAGTTCGTCGAATTTGCGCACCCTGAGCCTGAAAAGCTGGAGATCCTCTTCCGCAAGATGGGCTACACCGCAGTTGCAAAACACAAGAGCAAAAACATCACCCTCTACCGTCAGGGCGATGTGAACTACCTCCTCAATGCAGAGCCAAACAGCTTTGCCTCCAGGTTCATTGAGGAGCACGGCCCATGCGCACCATCCATGGCATGGCGCGTGGTTGATGCACAGCAGGCGTTTGAACATGCGCTCAACTGCGGCGCTGAAGCCTACACCGGGTCCGACAAAACCATGGATGCCCCAGCCATCAAAGGCATTGGCGGATCCCTGCTCTACTTCATCGATACGTACGGCGACAAAGGCTCAGCCTATACAGAGGAATTCGATTGGATCGATGAAGTTGACCCACGCCCAACCGGCAAGAGCTTCTATTACCTCGACCACCTGACCCACAACGTCTATCGCGGCAACATGGATAAGTGGTGGTCTTTCTACCGCGAGCTCTTCAACTTCAAGCAAATCCATTTCTTTGATATAGATGGTCGCGTCACCGGCCTCGTCAGCCGCGCGATCACCTCACCTTGTGGCAAGATCCGTATTCCGCTGAACGAATCCAAGGATGACACCAGCCAGATCGAAGAGTACCTGCGGAAGTACAAAGGCGAAGGCATTCAGCACATCGCGGTTGGCACGGATGACATCTACGACGCCACGGATATGTTGGCAGAGGCTGGCCTCAAGTTCATGCCAGGACCACCGCAAACCTATTACGACCGCAGTGCTGAGCGCGTGAACGGCCATGATGAGCCGCTAGACCGCATGGCAAAGCACGGCGTTCTCATTGATGGCGAAGGCGTTATCGATGGTGGCATGACGAAGATCCTTCTGCAGATCTTCTCCAAAACCGTCATCGGCCCAATCTTCTTCGAGTTCATTCAACGCAAAGGCGACGAAGGCTTCGGCGAAGGCAACTTCCGCGCCCTATTTGAAAGCATTGAGGAAGACCAAATCCAACGCGGCGTCCTAAAAACCGACTCTGTTGAGTAG
- a CDS encoding Lrp/AsnC family transcriptional regulator, translated as MIELDRFDLKLLAALQEDASQTNQELGEVIHLSASQVSRRRTRLEQERVIRRYKADLCPAYLGLDVMAFVGVALATHNKENARLFRDLVRTIPSVQEAYAMTGDMDYMLKIRVRDLKALSEVINDDLLPHEAVQNVRSSIAMDTLRDDNHLPLGT; from the coding sequence ATGATTGAGCTTGACCGATTTGACCTAAAGTTACTTGCAGCGCTGCAAGAAGATGCTAGCCAGACCAATCAGGAATTGGGGGAGGTGATTCATTTATCTGCTTCTCAGGTTTCTCGCCGCCGAACGCGGTTGGAGCAGGAGCGGGTCATCCGGCGATACAAGGCCGATCTCTGTCCTGCCTATCTCGGGTTGGATGTGATGGCCTTTGTTGGTGTGGCGCTGGCCACGCATAACAAGGAAAATGCAAGGCTGTTTCGGGATCTGGTGCGCACAATCCCAAGCGTGCAGGAAGCCTACGCCATGACGGGTGACATGGATTACATGCTGAAAATCAGGGTGCGTGATCTGAAGGCGCTGAGTGAGGTCATCAATGATGATCTGTTGCCGCATGAGGCCGTTCAGAATGTGCGCAGCTCTATTGCAATGGACACGTTGAGAGATGACAACCATCTGCCTTTGGGAACGTGA
- a CDS encoding DUF1203 domain-containing protein — translation MTFVITGLRSNEFEALNSLSEEDLAARHVITYVADEKPGFPCRVTLDDAEIGERVFPVNYMYQPNETPYKASHAVFVRENAVEAAPYVDEVPLSLSTRLLALRGLDANHLMVDADIAQGDDIKPLLQKFFENSEIDYIQMHYARRGCFAAVAHRE, via the coding sequence ATGACTTTTGTTATTACTGGATTGAGATCTAACGAATTTGAAGCGCTTAACAGCTTGAGCGAGGAAGACCTCGCAGCGCGTCATGTGATCACCTATGTGGCTGACGAAAAGCCCGGATTTCCTTGTCGTGTCACACTGGATGATGCGGAAATTGGGGAGCGGGTGTTCCCTGTGAATTACATGTACCAGCCCAATGAAACGCCTTACAAAGCCTCTCATGCTGTCTTCGTGCGGGAAAATGCAGTGGAAGCTGCGCCTTATGTTGATGAGGTTCCGCTCTCTCTCAGCACCCGTCTGCTGGCTCTTCGGGGATTAGATGCCAACCATCTGATGGTGGATGCGGATATCGCACAGGGTGACGACATTAAGCCCTTGCTGCAGAAATTCTTTGAGAACTCCGAGATTGACTACATCCAGATGCATTATGCGCGGCGAGGATGTTTTGCAGCTGTTGCTCACCGCGAGTGA
- a CDS encoding GMC family oxidoreductase N-terminal domain-containing protein — MRALGTWDYIVVGAGSAGCVVANRLSQDPDVKVLLLEAGGNDKHPWVHIPVGYLYCMGNPRMDWGFQTEAEPGLNGRKLNYPRGKLLGGCSSINGMLYLRGQAQDYDGWRQLGLTGWAWDDVLPYFLKSEDHYAGTSDVHGEGGEWRVEEQRLSWPILDRFRDACEEMGIPKIKDFNGGDNFGSSYFQVNQRKGLRWSTAKGFLKPVVDRSNLKVVTDAQVTTLKFAGRRASGVCIMAKGEMVSAECTGEIVLCAGAIGSPQILELSGIGSGERLRSFGIDMVLDQPHVGENLQDHLQIRSIYKVQNTVTLNQRANSLVGKAMIAAEYALTRSGPMSMAPSQLGVFTRSDKSYETPNIEYHIQPLSLEKFGEPLHDFPAITASVCNLRPDSRGSVHIGSGNAMAHPKIQPNYLSEETDRRVAADSLRMTRKLMETKVMQEFSPEEYLPGAHLNSDEDLVTAAGDIGTTIFHPVGTCSMGTVVDERLKLKGIEGLRVVDASVMPRIVSGNTNSPTIMIAEKAADMIREDRRNSVVYA; from the coding sequence ATGCGCGCATTGGGAACTTGGGACTATATTGTGGTGGGGGCAGGTTCTGCGGGATGTGTTGTTGCCAACCGCCTGTCTCAAGACCCTGATGTGAAGGTGTTGCTGCTGGAAGCTGGCGGAAATGACAAGCACCCGTGGGTACATATCCCGGTTGGCTATCTCTACTGCATGGGGAACCCTCGCATGGATTGGGGGTTTCAGACCGAGGCCGAGCCGGGATTGAATGGACGTAAGCTGAATTACCCGCGCGGCAAATTGCTGGGTGGGTGTTCCTCCATCAATGGAATGCTGTATTTGCGCGGGCAAGCGCAGGATTATGATGGATGGCGCCAGCTGGGGCTGACTGGCTGGGCGTGGGATGATGTTCTGCCTTACTTCCTCAAATCAGAGGACCATTATGCCGGAACATCTGATGTGCATGGTGAGGGTGGGGAATGGCGCGTTGAAGAGCAGCGCTTGTCGTGGCCTATTCTCGACCGGTTCCGCGATGCCTGCGAAGAGATGGGCATTCCCAAAATCAAAGATTTTAATGGCGGTGACAATTTCGGGTCCTCCTATTTTCAGGTGAACCAGCGCAAAGGGTTGCGTTGGAGTACGGCCAAGGGATTTTTAAAGCCTGTTGTTGACCGGAGCAACCTCAAGGTTGTGACTGATGCACAGGTGACAACGCTCAAGTTTGCCGGGCGGCGTGCATCCGGTGTTTGCATAATGGCGAAGGGCGAGATGGTTTCAGCGGAGTGTACCGGTGAGATCGTTTTATGTGCCGGTGCAATTGGATCGCCACAAATTCTGGAATTGTCTGGTATTGGCTCAGGCGAGCGCCTTAGGTCATTTGGAATTGATATGGTGCTGGACCAGCCACACGTTGGCGAAAACCTTCAGGATCATCTCCAGATCAGAAGCATCTATAAAGTTCAGAATACGGTTACGCTGAACCAGCGGGCGAATTCGTTGGTGGGCAAGGCTATGATTGCGGCGGAATATGCGTTGACGCGGTCTGGCCCAATGTCGATGGCGCCAAGTCAGCTTGGGGTGTTTACGCGCTCCGATAAATCCTATGAAACACCCAACATCGAGTACCATATTCAACCGCTGTCGTTGGAAAAGTTCGGTGAGCCTTTGCATGATTTCCCGGCGATTACGGCAAGTGTTTGTAACTTGCGGCCAGATTCACGGGGCAGTGTTCATATTGGGTCTGGCAATGCGATGGCCCACCCGAAAATTCAGCCGAATTACCTGTCGGAGGAGACTGACCGGCGCGTGGCGGCAGATAGTTTGCGGATGACGCGGAAGCTCATGGAAACAAAGGTGATGCAGGAATTCTCGCCCGAGGAATATCTGCCGGGTGCTCACCTCAACAGTGATGAAGACCTTGTAACGGCTGCGGGCGATATTGGCACCACGATTTTCCATCCGGTTGGAACCTGTTCCATGGGGACGGTGGTTGATGAACGATTGAAGCTGAAAGGCATTGAAGGCCTGCGTGTGGTGGATGCGTCTGTCATGCCGCGCATTGTTTCCGGCAACACCAACTCCCCAACCATCATGATTGCTGAAAAAGCTGCTGACATGATCCGGGAGGATCGTAGAAACTCAGTCGTTTATGCTTAG